In the Vicinamibacterales bacterium genome, TTCGCCGCACGCTGGGTCCCGCCGAACGGAGTCTCCTCTCTGAACTCCGCGACCACCGGAACAAGTGGGCGCACCAGCAGACGTTCTCGAGCGACGACGCCTATCGCGCGCTGGATTCTGCAGGGCGGCTGCTGGCCGCCGTGTCGGCGCCGCAATCGGACGAGATCGAACGAATCAAGATGGAGCTGCTGCGCCTGCGCTTCGATGAGCAGGTGCGCAGTGAGAAGCGCAAGACGGCCGGCATCGCGATCGAGAGCGCGACCACCGGCCTGCTGAAGCCCTGGCGTGAGGTCGTGACACCGCATCGGGACGTCGCGAGCGGCCTCTATCAGCAGGCGGAATTCGCGGCCGATCTCTGGCAGGTCCACCTCGGCGAGGGCACCGCGGAGTACAAGGACCCGGTCGAGTTCTTCCGCCGCACCTACCTGACGGAGAGCCTGAAGGCCATGCTCTCCGGAGCGGTTCGGCGTCTGGCCGGCAAAGGCGGCGACCCGGTCGTCCAGCTCCAGACGAACTTCGGCGGTGGCAAGACGCACTCGATGCTGGCGCTCTATCACCTCTTCTCCGGCATCGCGCCCAGCGACCTGCCGGGAATCGACGTGGTGATGCAGGCGGCTGATGCCACGACGCTCGCGAGCCCACGTCGGGTGGTCCTGGTTGGCAACAAGATCTCGCCGGGCAATCCCGGCGTCAAGCCGGACGGCACAGTCGTCCGGACGCTTTGGGGAGAGCTGGCCTGGCAGCTCGGCGGCAAGAAGGCGTTCGCGCGGATTCAAGCCGACGATGAGAAGGCGACGAGCCCGGGCGATGCGCTGCGCGAGTTGTTCAAGGAGTACGGGCCGTGCCTGATTCTGATCGATGAGTGGGTGGCCTACGCACGGCAGCTTCACGACCAGAGCGACTTGCCGGCCGGCGGGTTCGAAACCCAGTTCACCTTCGCCCAGGTGCTGACTGAGTCGGCCAAGCTGGCCAAGAACTGCCTCCTGGTCATCAGCCTGCCGGCTTCCGACACCACCGGCTCGCCCCACACCCAGGCCAACGACGTGGAGGTTGGTGGACAGCGTGGACGGGAGGCGCTCGATCGCCTGCGGAACGTCGTCGGGCGTCTCGAGTCGTCGTGGCGGCCTGCGAGCGCCGAGGAGGGTTTCGAGATCGTGCGTCGGCGTCTGTTCGAGCCACTGGCGACCGATGCCCAGTTCAGGGACCGGGACGTGGTCGCGCGAGCGTTCGCCGACTTCTACCGCGCGCAGCACCAGGAGTTCCCCCCGGAATGCCGCGACGCCGAGTACGAGAAACGGATCAGGGCCGCCTATCCGATCCACCCGGAGATCTTTGACCGGCTCTACGCCGACTGGTCCACCCTGGTGAAGTTCCAGCGCACCCGGGGTGTGCTGCGCCTGATGGCCGCGGTGATCCACAGCCTGTGGGAAAAGGGGGACCGGAACCCGCTGATCCTCCCGGCGAACATCTCGATCGACGAGACGCGCGTGCAGTTCGAGTTGACGCGCTACCTGTCCGACAACTGGGTCCCGGTGATCGAGAAAGACGTGGACGGTCCGAACTCGCTCCCGTTGCGGATGGACGGGGAAGTGCCGAACCTCGGCAAACACGCCGCCTGCCGGCGCGTGGCGCGGACCATCTACCTGGGGTCGGCGCCGACCGCCGCTGCCGCTCACCGAGGCCTCGAGGATCGGCGGGTCAAGCTTGGATGCGTGATGCCTGGCGAGTCGCCCGCGGTGTTCGGCGATGCGCTGAGGCGGCTCGCCGGCGCGGCCACCTACCTCTATCAGGATGGTCCCCGCTATTGGTACTCGACGCAGCCCACGGTCACCAAACTCGCGGAGGACCGCGCCGAGCAGCTCAAGCGCGATCCCGACAAGGTGGTTCAGGAATTGGACCAGCGACTGCGCAGGGACTTGCAGCACAAGGGCGACTTCAGCCGCATCCATCCGATGCCGCAGTCGGGCCAAGACGTGCCGGATGACCTCGACGCGAGGCTCGTCGTGCTCGGTGTCGACTATGCCTACACGAAGGAGCCAGGGAGCGCGGCCGAGACCAAGGCCCGGGCGATTCTGGAATCGCGCGGGGGAGCGCCGCGACTCTATCGCAATGCCCTGGTGGTCCTGGCGGCGGACAAGACGCGGCTTCAGGATCTCGACGAGGCGGTACGGCGCTTCCTCGCCTGGGAGTCCATCCTGGCGGAGAAAGTGGTTCTCAATCTCGATCCGCAGCAGGTCAAGCAGGCCGAGACTCAGAGAAGCGCGGCGGACGGCGCGGTGACGGCGCGGCTGCCCGAGACCTACCAGTGGCTCCTCGTGCCGGTGCAGTCGTCGCCGCAGGCGGCGATCGAATGGCAGGCGATTCGCCTGTCAGGCCAAGACCCGCTTGCCGTGCGCGCCAGCAAGAAGCTCCGCAGCGACGAACTGCTGCTCACCGGATTCGCGGCCACCCGGTTGAAGATGGAGCTCGACCGCGTGCCGCTCTGGCGCGGCAACCACGTGGCGATCAAGCAGCTCGTCGAGGACTTCGGCCGCTACCTCTATCTCCCTCGCCTCCGATCGTCCGCGGTGCTGACGGCGGCCATTCAGGACGGCTGCGGTCTCCTGCTCTGGGAACAGGACTCGTTCGCGTACGCGGACAGCTACGACGAGGAGGCCGTGCGCTACCGGGGCCTTTGCGGAGGCAAGCAGATCGCGCTCCCGGATGCCGACTCATCCGGGTTGCTCGTGAGACCTGACGTCGCGCAGAAGCAGCTCGAAGCCGCCTCGCCTTCAGCCGGTCCAACTCCGACAGGGCCAGGGCCGACGCCGCCAGGACCTACGCCTCCTGGACCGGGCCCGGCCCAACCCACACCGAAACAGGCTCCCAAGCGTTTCCATGGCTCCGTGAGGCTTGAAGCGGCTCGAGCCGGTCGTGACGCCAGCGTGATTGCCGACGAAGTGATCGCCCACCTCGCCGGTCTGGTGGGCGCGAAGGTGACCGTGACGCTCGAAATCGAAGCCGAGATGCCAGGCGGCGCGCCGGAGACGGTGGTGCGAACGGTGACAGAGAACAGCCGGTCGCTGAAGTTCACGAGCCAAGGGTTCGAGACGGAGTAGCCGCCGGCAGAGGACATCGCTCAGGACCAGGGGCTGAGCCGACCCCTCGTACAAAGTCGCGCGGAGCGCAGATGTACCCATTCCTACTGGCGGATCACTGGGCTGCTACCGATACTCAACATGATCGACAACCGGTGATCCGCGCGGACGTCCCCCTGCCAGTCTGTGTAGTCCTTTGACGCGCTTCACCGGCCAGCATCGTTGTTAGCCGGGCTCGGTCCACGATCTATTCAGCGGACTGTCTTTGGGCGGAGAGACCATGGGAAATGACCTTCTGGCCCTATTCGCGCCGGCCGGTGCGGCTCTGACCGTTCCGAACAAGCCCGTTCGCGCGGTTGGGATTGATCTCGGCACGACGAATTCCACGCTGGCAGAAGTGACGTGGATGCCCGGACAGAGGGAGTTTCCGAGCGCCCGCTGCGTAGAAGTAGAGCAAGAGACACTGGAAGGGGTGGCCATTCACACGCTGGTACCCTCAATTGTGGCGTTCCACGATGGTCGCATGTGGGTTGGGGAGGGAGCCAAGCGATTGCGGGCGAGGGCAGCAGAACTGCAACTGCGCCAGGAGCAGAACCTCTTCTATGACTGCAAGAACGACATGGGGGTTCGGAAGACCTACCACCGGGCGCCCGAAGGCTGCCGTAGCGCTGCGGAGGTGGGAGGGCAGGTTCTTCGTTTCCTGAACGGCTGCGCCGCGAAGGGGGCCGGCGAGCCGGTCAGCCGTGCGGTGGTCACCGTTCCCGCTTCGTTTCAGGCCGCCCAGCGCAAAGACACGCGCGATGCAGCCTCCAGGGCGGGCATGAACATCAAGGGCGGTGACCTCCTCGACGAGCCGGTGGCCGCCTTTCTCGACTACCTGGTCGGTCACCGCGAGACCTTCGC is a window encoding:
- a CDS encoding Swt1 family HEPN domain-containing protein codes for the protein MAITNHERVGKALDLLKAGLGPFVEREFASVYQGRAAAEAARFLGDDRLNAKRPIAEWDAAALLKFMWETWNDVFRRTLGPAERSLLSELRDHRNKWAHQQTFSSDDAYRALDSAGRLLAAVSAPQSDEIERIKMELLRLRFDEQVRSEKRKTAGIAIESATTGLLKPWREVVTPHRDVASGLYQQAEFAADLWQVHLGEGTAEYKDPVEFFRRTYLTESLKAMLSGAVRRLAGKGGDPVVQLQTNFGGGKTHSMLALYHLFSGIAPSDLPGIDVVMQAADATTLASPRRVVLVGNKISPGNPGVKPDGTVVRTLWGELAWQLGGKKAFARIQADDEKATSPGDALRELFKEYGPCLILIDEWVAYARQLHDQSDLPAGGFETQFTFAQVLTESAKLAKNCLLVISLPASDTTGSPHTQANDVEVGGQRGREALDRLRNVVGRLESSWRPASAEEGFEIVRRRLFEPLATDAQFRDRDVVARAFADFYRAQHQEFPPECRDAEYEKRIRAAYPIHPEIFDRLYADWSTLVKFQRTRGVLRLMAAVIHSLWEKGDRNPLILPANISIDETRVQFELTRYLSDNWVPVIEKDVDGPNSLPLRMDGEVPNLGKHAACRRVARTIYLGSAPTAAAAHRGLEDRRVKLGCVMPGESPAVFGDALRRLAGAATYLYQDGPRYWYSTQPTVTKLAEDRAEQLKRDPDKVVQELDQRLRRDLQHKGDFSRIHPMPQSGQDVPDDLDARLVVLGVDYAYTKEPGSAAETKARAILESRGGAPRLYRNALVVLAADKTRLQDLDEAVRRFLAWESILAEKVVLNLDPQQVKQAETQRSAADGAVTARLPETYQWLLVPVQSSPQAAIEWQAIRLSGQDPLAVRASKKLRSDELLLTGFAATRLKMELDRVPLWRGNHVAIKQLVEDFGRYLYLPRLRSSAVLTAAIQDGCGLLLWEQDSFAYADSYDEEAVRYRGLCGGKQIALPDADSSGLLVRPDVAQKQLEAASPSAGPTPTGPGPTPPGPTPPGPGPAQPTPKQAPKRFHGSVRLEAARAGRDASVIADEVIAHLAGLVGAKVTVTLEIEAEMPGGAPETVVRTVTENSRSLKFTSQGFETE